One genomic segment of Amycolatopsis sp. Hca4 includes these proteins:
- a CDS encoding TetR/AcrR family transcriptional regulator has protein sequence MSRVKEFDVGEACDSALTLFRRQGYEATSVSELVTHLGVAKASLYATFGTKHDLYVTALKRYAERTDARVMAQLSEPGSGVAAVRRLFDGYTAEILGDETRMGCFVVNAAIELLPHDPDVARLVERSWDTLEIALTMALERAKAQGELPDGSDPATLARFLLTVLQGLRVLGKGTDAASRVHAAVSQAMRLLIQD, from the coding sequence ATGTCCCGGGTCAAGGAGTTCGACGTCGGCGAAGCCTGCGACAGCGCGCTCACGCTGTTCCGGCGCCAGGGGTACGAGGCGACGTCGGTCAGCGAACTCGTCACGCACCTCGGTGTCGCCAAGGCCAGCCTGTACGCCACCTTCGGCACGAAGCACGACCTCTACGTCACGGCGTTGAAACGCTACGCGGAACGAACCGACGCGCGGGTGATGGCCCAGCTGTCGGAACCAGGCTCCGGGGTGGCCGCGGTACGCCGGCTCTTCGACGGCTACACCGCGGAAATCCTCGGCGACGAAACGAGAATGGGCTGTTTCGTCGTCAATGCGGCGATCGAGCTCCTCCCCCACGACCCGGACGTCGCCCGGCTGGTGGAACGCAGCTGGGACACCCTCGAGATCGCCCTCACCATGGCGCTGGAGCGCGCGAAGGCCCAAGGCGAGCTCCCGGACGGCAGTGACCCGGCGACGCTGGCGCGTTTCCTGCTCACCGTGCTTCAGGGACTACGGGTCCTCGGCAAGGGCACCGACGCCGCGAGCCGGGTGCACGCGGCCGTCTCGCAGGCCATGCGCCTGCTCATTCAAGACTGA
- a CDS encoding glucose 1-dehydrogenase, with the protein MGARFAGKVVLVTGGGSGIGRATARAFAGEGATVVVAGRDEQRLASAVAEIGGDASAVTVDVTDSADVARMVETVVARHGGLDVAFNNAGILGSPAAAADLDEDDFGAVLGTNVTGTWLCLKHEVAHMRAHGGGAIVNMASNIGAHGRLPNMAAYAASKAAVSALTRTAARDHIAEGVRINAVSPGATDTDMSRRPGETDADRAARLKNAIPLGRVGATAEVAAAVLWLASDEAAFTVGHDLVVDGGATA; encoded by the coding sequence ATGGGGGCACGTTTCGCGGGCAAGGTCGTCCTGGTGACGGGCGGCGGCTCGGGCATCGGGCGGGCGACGGCGCGAGCGTTCGCCGGCGAAGGCGCCACGGTGGTGGTCGCCGGGCGGGACGAGCAGCGGCTCGCGTCCGCCGTGGCGGAAATCGGCGGTGACGCGAGCGCGGTGACGGTCGACGTGACCGACTCCGCGGACGTGGCGCGGATGGTGGAAACGGTCGTCGCGCGGCACGGCGGGCTGGACGTCGCGTTCAACAACGCGGGCATCCTCGGCTCGCCGGCGGCGGCCGCGGATCTCGACGAAGACGACTTCGGCGCGGTGCTGGGCACGAACGTCACCGGGACGTGGCTGTGCCTCAAGCACGAGGTCGCGCACATGCGGGCGCACGGCGGCGGCGCGATCGTCAACATGGCGTCGAACATCGGCGCGCACGGACGGCTGCCGAACATGGCGGCCTACGCGGCGTCGAAGGCCGCGGTGAGCGCGCTGACCAGGACGGCGGCGCGCGACCACATCGCCGAGGGGGTGCGGATCAACGCCGTCAGCCCGGGCGCGACCGACACGGACATGTCCCGTCGTCCCGGCGAGACGGACGCCGACCGGGCCGCGCGGCTGAAGAACGCGATCCCGCTGGGCCGGGTGGGTGCCACCGCCGAAGTGGCCGCCGCGGTGCTGTGGCTGGCTTCGGACGAAGCCGCGTTCACCGTGGGGCACGACCTGGTGGTCGACGGCGGCGCGACCGCTTGA